The Cryptococcus deuterogattii R265 chromosome 3, complete sequence genome has a segment encoding these proteins:
- a CDS encoding MAP kinase phosphatase has product MQSQQHTHNNNAPPTALPQSLHVVHSPTIPPPNRSTRNLELAQDPKVPLTAPLPSRTAEVRPPNRRRPSPLVFGKPKEADPEESQIHQERPFTASPSASDEHSLDNELQGLSKLRKAVRQNLLARPMDSPLDLSDSDLSAFNTPGQQSFPSSSSTSVESIPIEQVFDQVESGSVLLVDTRPMAAFLNSHLPNTIPLSIPTLLSKRFQKSQSKSSHSAISWGTLSPFVSLPSARERWDSIDQDKVEVVLICHGEEGRVVEGILKSLIDDRVKTVRGGWAAVLNHAGARRTLVSGQTLTRPNLDVTAPETTIGKPLAPGPASNMLPPKSAPPCEIPLPPISPSPSLSPTKSLNHHPSLPSLRPPFAGPTRDLPSLSLNAGQASQRRTPKLSLNLDRPLKSATFGAYHDIPPTPHGSCTITRPQRSPGLSLNIPHTPFQSRQGHIQSRTIEDSRLNESGSIQTRAHEQSRLPPSSSTFGDAKQIENEGEDMAPNPYDGPTPRARIPHDRDKSQEYGARFYSSPPSMDSTLPPTSPPPTRPAVAPFNPSVILPSFLYLGPDIQCESDVQCLLKLGVKRILNVALECDDNQGLNLKERFKYRKVGMRDIVEESGVGKGMRDACEFLDDARLHSAPTYVHCQAGKSRSVTIILAYLIHANAWTLKTSYAYVAERRKGISPNIGFVAELMQWEEKELGVKQSGGVHGDGNGRGKASGGEGGNGGSSSRHMEDEEGDDEGRGKTHLRGSLPPTWSSSVDTYTRPARVSSPVNGDNCGEEEAGREGRIAVGDEREVRKNGVWVHHRRAPVDRTTLQPGRRVSKAGLESLRPFMITSTDPSSPSAVSANSGSIDNEHQINNSNGPERRPSPRPSPGMGKEGHAMTPAGDGPLRWI; this is encoded by the exons ATGCAGTCCCAGCAACACACCCACAACAACAACGCACCACCCACCGCCCTACCACAGTCTCTGCACGTCGTCCACTCGCCAACCATCCCACCTCCAAATCGAAGCACAAGGAATTTAGAGCTGGCTCAAGACCCAAAAGTCCCATTAACAGCGCCGTTACCGTCGCGCACCGCTGAAGTGAGGCCTCCAAATCGAAGACGACCAAGTCCGCTTGTCTTTGGGAAGCCCAAAGAAGCTGATCCGGAAGAATCGCAAATACATCAGGAAAGACCTTTCACGGCTTCTCCGAGTGCAAGTGACG AGCATTCCTTGGACAATGAATTGCAAGGTTTATCCAAGCTACGCAAAGCAGTGCGACAAAACCTCTTGGCTCGACCGATGGACTCTCCATTAGACCTCTCCGATTCTGACTTGTCGGCCTTTAACACACCAGGACAGCAATCATTTCCtagctcctcctccacatcaGTGGAGAGTATACCCATCGAACAAGTCTTTGATCAGGTGGAGAGCGGAAGCGTGCTGTTGGTCGACACTCGGCCGATGGCTGCCTTTCTCAATTCCCATCTGCCAAACACTATCCCGCTCTCGATCCCTACTCTCTTATCAAAACGCTTCCAAAAATCACAATCTAAATCAAGCCATTCCGCTATATCATGGGGGACTCTCTCACCTTTCGTATCTCTACCCAGTGCCCGGGAAAGATGGGACTCAATAGATCAAGATAAAGTTGAGGTTGTCTTGATCTGTCACGGCGAAGAGGGCAGAGTCGTGGAGGGAATCTTGAAAAGCTTGATCGATGACAGAGTCAAAACGGTAAGAGGCGGATGGGCTGCGGTACTAAACCACGCCGGAGCTAGAAGAACGCTCGTTTCCGGCCAGACTCTTACCCGGCCCAATCTCGATGTCACAGCACCAGAAACAACTATCGGCAAACCACTTGCGCCTGGACCTGCATCTAATATGCTCCCTCCAAAATCAGCTCCGCCGTGTGAGATACCTCTACCACCtatctctccatccccatccctgTCCCCAACAAAATCTCTCAATCACCATCCTTCATTACCGTCACTTCGCCCACCGTTCGCAGGGCCTACTCGAGACCTTCCGTCACTTTCGCTTAATGCCGGTCAAGCGAGTCAGAGACGGACGCCAAAATTGAGTTTGAACCTCGACAGACCTCTGAAGAGCGCTACATTTGGTGCCTACCACGATATTCCACCCACGCCTCATGGGTCTTGTACGATAACCAGGCCACAAAGGTCTCCGGGCTTATCGTTAAACATCCCCCATACTCCATTTCAGTCTCGACAAGGTCATATTCAAAGCCGGACAATAGAAGATTCCAGACTCAACGAGTCCGGGTCAATACAAACCAGGGCACACGAACAGTCACGTCTcccgccttcctcatcaacgtTTGGCGACGCCAAGCAGATTGAGaatgagggagaggacatGGCGCCTAACCCCTATGATGGTCCCACGCCTCGTGCGCGGATACCACATGATCGCGATAAAAGTCAAGAGTACGGAGCACGATTctattcttctccaccttccatGGACAGCACCCTCCCCCCCACTTCCCCGCCTCCGACCCGCCCAGCTGTTGCGCCATTTAACCCATCCGtcatccttccatctttcctctACCTCGGTCCTGATATCCAATGCGAATCTGATGTTCAGTGTCTTCTCAAGTTAGGTGTGAAGCGGATATTGAATGTCGCGTTGGAGTGTGATGATAATCAGGGATTGAATTTGAAAGAGAGGTTCAAATATAGAAAAGTGGGTATGCGAGATATTGTGGAGGAGAGTGGGGTTGGGAAAGGCATGAGAGATGCTTGTGAATTTTTGG ATGACGCCCGACTTCACTCTGCACCCACCTATGTCCATTGCCAAGCTGGCAAATCACGCTCCGTCACAATCATCCTCGCTTACCTTATCCATGCCAACGCATGGACTCTCAAAACATCCTATGCGTACGTCGCGGAACGGCGAAAAGGAATTAGCCCAAATATCGGCTTTGTCGCCGAGCTCATGcagtgggaagagaaagaattGGGGGTCAAGCAGAGCGGAGGTGTGCatggagatgggaatgggaggggtAAAGCTTCaggtggtgaaggcggCAATGGTGGCTCCTCCTCAAGACacatggaagatgaagaaggcgatgatgagggaagaggcaagACTCATCTTCGAGGTAGTTTACCGCCTACCTGGTCTAGCAGCGTGGATACTTATACCCGCCCAGCCAGGGTATCATCCCCAGTAAACGGGGACAATtgtggtgaagaagaggctggaagggaaggaagaattgCGGTGGGTGATGAAAGGGAAGTGAGGAAAAATGGTGTCTGGGTGCATCATCGGAG AGCACCTGTCGATCGGACCACGCTTCAACCCGGCCGACGAGTCTCCAAAGCCGGTCTTGAATCCCTTCGACCATTCATGATTACCTCTACCGATCCCTCTTCCCCGTCCGCCGTATCAGCGAATAGCGGCAGTATCGATAATGAACATCAAATCAATAATAGTAATGGTCCAGAGAGAAGACCGTCACCTAGGCCTAGCCCGGGGATGGGCAAGGAAGGGCATGCGATGACGCCTGCAGGGGATGGGCCTTTGAGGTGGATATAA
- a CDS encoding chaperonin GroES, with translation MNWRDEIPLKSTPLSRLCGAATFKNIKALQPLLDRVLVQRFKPETKTASGIFLPSSTTQSPLPEATVIAVGPGAPNKEGVVTPVSVKPGDRVLLPGWGGSPIKVGEEEFHLFKDAEILAKINE, from the exons ATGAATTGGCGAGACGAAATTCCCCTAAAAAGTACTC CACTTTCTCGACTCTGCGGG GCAGCTACTTTCAAGAACATCAAGGCTCTCCAGCCCCTCCTCGACCGGGTCCTCGTCCAGCGATTCAAGCCCGAGACC AAAACTGCCTCTGgtatcttcctcccctcctctACCACCCAATCCCCTCTCCCTGAAGCCACCGTCATCGCTGTCGGTCCCGGTGCTCCCAACAAGGAGGGCGTCGTCACTCCCGTCTCTGTCAAGCCCGGAGACAGGGTTCTTTTGCCCGGATGGGGTGGTAGTCCTATCAAGGTTGGCGAGGAG GAAttccacctcttcaagGACGCTGAGATTCTCGCCAAGATCAACGAGTAA